A region of Candidatus Eremiobacteraceae bacterium DNA encodes the following proteins:
- a CDS encoding FliA/WhiG family RNA polymerase sigma factor produces the protein MSSRTPVRDRCTIAGLTLTREEIIHKYLHLVKYVAGRISINLPSHVEIHDLVNEGILGLIDAINKYDDSRGVKFETYAITRINGAILDALRALDWVPRAVRQKAREMERIFAELEGRMGRAPDDVEVAAALGIPLKDYHSLLLKVRSTSVLSLEEFLPNERGHDVALVDTLKDGGPDPTFLLESTEMKGSLATAVDSLPPQERTVISLYYFEGLTLKEIKSVLDVSESRVSQIHAQAVIRLRSKLKAMHVEGTFREGDPNVKQKYVRKKPQTAS, from the coding sequence ATGAGCTCGCGCACACCGGTCAGGGATCGATGTACGATCGCGGGTCTGACGCTGACGCGCGAAGAGATCATCCATAAGTATCTGCATCTCGTCAAATACGTCGCCGGGCGCATCTCGATCAATCTGCCCTCGCACGTCGAGATCCACGATCTCGTCAACGAAGGAATCCTGGGATTGATCGACGCCATCAACAAATACGACGATTCACGCGGCGTGAAGTTCGAGACGTACGCCATCACACGCATAAACGGTGCCATACTCGATGCGCTTCGCGCGCTCGACTGGGTGCCGCGCGCGGTGCGCCAAAAAGCGCGCGAGATGGAGAGGATCTTCGCGGAGCTCGAAGGGCGGATGGGGCGCGCGCCGGACGATGTCGAGGTCGCGGCCGCGCTCGGCATTCCGCTGAAAGACTACCATTCGCTGCTGCTCAAGGTGCGCAGCACCTCCGTGTTGTCGCTCGAAGAATTCTTGCCGAACGAGCGCGGTCACGATGTCGCGCTCGTCGACACGTTGAAGGACGGCGGCCCCGATCCCACGTTCCTCCTTGAATCCACCGAAATGAAAGGGTCGCTCGCCACTGCCGTCGACAGCCTGCCGCCGCAAGAACGCACGGTGATCTCTCTTTACTACTTCGAAGGGCTGACGCTCAAAGAGATCAAGAGCGTGCTCGATGTTTCGGAATCGCGCGTTTCTCAGATCCATGCCCAGGCCGTCATCCGCCTGCGATCCAAGCTCAAAGCCATGCACGTCGAGGGCACGTTCCGCGAGGGCGACCCCAACGTGAAGCAAAAATACGTGAGAAAGAAGCCGCAAACCGCAAGTTAG
- the ftsY gene encoding signal recognition particle-docking protein FtsY, whose amino-acid sequence MQWLNSFRDGLEKTRNQLEGHWNSLIGRQLVDDAFWQEFEETMIGADFGVPTTEKILGQLKTAAQQRNLRVAADVVKVFKEDLGDYLRHPALAGMIETGRPHVVLVVGVNGSGKTTTIGKLAAKEHKRGKSVMLVAGDTFRAAAADQLEIWARRADAEIVRRAEGADPAAVIFDGLAAAKARGIDVVFIDTAGRLQTKHNLMEELKKMRRVIAREVAGAPHETLLVLDATTGQNALSQARLFHDATQVTGVVLTKLDGTAKGGIIVAVMDQVDIPIKYVGFGETVDQLSAFDPRSYVDALF is encoded by the coding sequence ATGCAATGGCTCAACTCGTTTCGCGACGGTCTTGAAAAGACGCGCAATCAACTTGAGGGCCATTGGAATTCGCTCATCGGCCGTCAACTGGTGGATGACGCGTTCTGGCAAGAATTCGAAGAGACCATGATCGGCGCCGATTTCGGCGTGCCCACCACGGAAAAAATCCTCGGCCAGCTCAAGACCGCCGCGCAGCAGCGCAATCTGCGCGTCGCGGCCGATGTCGTCAAAGTATTCAAGGAAGATCTGGGCGACTATCTGCGCCACCCAGCGCTTGCCGGCATGATCGAGACCGGCCGGCCCCACGTCGTGCTGGTGGTCGGCGTCAACGGCTCGGGAAAGACCACGACGATCGGCAAACTGGCTGCCAAGGAGCACAAGCGGGGCAAATCCGTCATGCTCGTCGCGGGCGACACTTTTCGGGCCGCGGCAGCGGATCAGTTGGAGATCTGGGCTCGACGGGCCGATGCGGAGATCGTCCGGCGCGCGGAAGGGGCCGATCCGGCTGCGGTCATCTTCGACGGTCTCGCCGCGGCGAAGGCGCGCGGCATCGATGTGGTGTTCATCGACACGGCGGGGCGGCTGCAGACCAAGCACAATTTGATGGAAGAGTTGAAGAAGATGCGACGCGTGATCGCGCGCGAAGTGGCCGGTGCGCCCCATGAGACCCTGCTCGTTCTCGACGCCACCACCGGCCAGAACGCGCTTTCCCAAGCCCGGCTCTTTCACGATGCGACGCAAGTAACCGGGGTCGTCCTGACGAAACTAGACGGCACAGCGAAAGGCGGGATAATCGTCGCGGTGATGGATCAAGTCGATATTCCCATCAAGTATGTGGGGTTCGGCGAAACGGTGGATCAATTGAGCGCGTTCGACCCTCGGTCGTACGTGGACGCATTATTTTGA
- a CDS encoding helix-turn-helix domain-containing protein, translated as MAGARRGSASLAGIPPKDWMTSGEVARALNMTRAAIRRWAREGLVDAIKTPGGQYRFRREALARLMDVKRINRNGATDLDRRSTDLGRRSKT; from the coding sequence ATGGCAGGCGCACGGCGCGGTAGCGCAAGTCTTGCCGGAATCCCACCCAAGGACTGGATGACGTCCGGCGAAGTCGCGCGTGCCCTCAATATGACAAGGGCGGCTATTCGACGTTGGGCCCGCGAAGGGCTCGTCGATGCGATCAAGACGCCCGGCGGTCAATACCGCTTCCGGCGCGAAGCGCTCGCACGTCTCATGGATGTCAAACGCATAAACCGCAATGGGGCGACCGATTTGGACCGGCGGTCGACCGATCTGGGCCGGCGGTCGAAAACATGA